Within the bacterium genome, the region TTCCCACTCTTTGCGATGAATTTTTTCCATTCCTTCGTTTTCAATAAATGTGAGTCCGTGTGACAGCGCCGCAATCGACAGGAAATTGGGAGTTCCGGCTTCGAGATGCATCGGCAATTCCGCAGGATGCGATAACTCTTCCGAAGCAGTTCCGGAACCACCCTCACGCCACGAGCTCAATGGGATGTCCCTCGGGACAATGAGAATTCCGAGACCGGGCATTCCAAAAAGTGATTTGTGCGCAGAGCAAGCCAGAAAAACCGGATGGTTCTTCAGTTGGATCGGAATTCTTCCGGCGGTCTGTGCGGCATCCAGCAAAACAGGAATTCCGTCCCGCAAAAAAAGCTCACTATCTTGAACCGTCCCGAGCACATTGGATCCATGGTTCAAGATCACCAGCTTTGTGTTGTGGCGCACTACGTTCCCATAACTTTTGGGATCGATGGCGCCGCCTGCTGAGAAAGGGAGTCGCGTCAACTCTATCTGTTTTTCGCGAACGATACTTTCAAGTGGTCTGGATACGGAATTGTGATCGAGGTGAGTTGCAATTACATGATCGTGCGGTTGCAAATACCCTTTCAGAACCATGTTGATGGAATCGGTGCAGTTGTAAGTAAAAATCACGCGATGGTGATCAGTAATCCCGAAGAATCGCGCCACCTGTCTTCGCGTGTTCTCCACCATTTGCGCGGAGGTCGTCGAAAAATGGTGACTTCCCCGCCCTGGATTCCCTGCCCCTTCTTTCATGAAGCGCAGTGTTTTTTCATACACCTCTTCCGGTTTCGGAAAAGTTGTCGCCGCATTATCCAGATAAATCATATTGAACCGCCAAGACGCCAAGGCGCCAAGTTTGAACTCTCGATTCTCCTTGGCGTTCTTGGCGCCTTGGCGGTTAAAACCATAATGATATGATACGTCGGATGACTCCGCTGAAAATTCTATTTCTTGCAGCCGAAGTTGCCCCTTTCGCCAAGCGTGGCGGCCTTGCGGACGTCTGTGGCTCTTTGCCAAAAGCGCTACAGGGACTTGGGCACGAAGTTTTCGTGGTCATGC harbors:
- a CDS encoding aminotransferase class V-fold PLP-dependent enzyme; translation: MIYLDNAATTFPKPEEVYEKTLRFMKEGAGNPGRGSHHFSTTSAQMVENTRRQVARFFGITDHHRVIFTYNCTDSINMVLKGYLQPHDHVIATHLDHNSVSRPLESIVREKQIELTRLPFSAGGAIDPKSYGNVVRHNTKLVILNHGSNVLGTVQDSELFLRDGIPVLLDAAQTAGRIPIQLKNHPVFLACSAHKSLFGMPGLGILIVPRDIPLSSWREGGSGTASEELSHPAELPMHLEAGTPNFLSIAALSHGLTFIENEGMEKIHRKEWEFARILFEYLVSDPRFHVYSRLAQQDLAVLAFNLRNVAPDEVAAILDQRFGIAVRGGLHCAAVLHQQLNTLPDGCLRVSPGYFNTEEDLLILVEALKSIADGYIK